Sequence from the Candidatus Saccharibacteria bacterium oral taxon 488 genome:
ACATGACTCCTCTTGCCTCAAACTCACTCGTAAATGGCTCTGCTTGTATTGGGTTATCTCTGTCGCCATAGATATTAGGTGGTAGCTGCGCCGCCGCTGCTCCAGCAAGGCGTATTTCTACGTCCCAGAGTTTTTCTTTTAGCCCCTCATATTTTTCTTGTCTGTTGATAATGATATCTGCCCGCTGAATATCATAATCGTCTTCATCGTTGCGCCGAGCTTCATCTTCCCGCGCCTCAGCGGCAAGGACTTTTTCTGGTATATCGTCCAGAGTTTTTATCACGAGTGGATATGTCTCTGCCATTACAGGATGCTCGCTATACGGATCAGGAACTTTTATCTGCTGATCACAGTGTCCGCGCATAACTCGCGCCCAAGCTGCCTCTAGTTTTTCGGGATCAGAATTTTCATATACGGGAACACAAACACCACCGAAAATAAGTAGCACCGGCTGGCCTTCTTCTGGTGCTTCTGGGCCGTTACTGATAGCATATTTGGCTATATCTACTGCATCAGAGAAAAATATTCTGGCATCAGCAAGGTCGTCGCCCAGCGCAAGTAATGGAGCTTTTTCTAGTGGCCCATGATACATTTCAGGCTCGCTAGGCTCGAGGGTGACTTCGGCAGGAGTTTCTGGGTCTTCCTGAACTTCTTCCTTGATACCCGCAGGATTTTCCTGAAGCGTGTCCCAGCGGGTTGCAGCATTATTTTGCCCTTCGCTCGGCATTCCCTCAGGTGGCTTTGGTATTCCTGTCATAGTCATAACTCCTTTCACATGGATTTTAGTGTGCTGAGATTATATCAGCAGTGTAGCACTATGTCAAGGTTATGGGAACTCAGCTCCAGTTATTAATACGCCGTTGAGTTGGTTCACTTCTTGTCAAGAACAACCAAGTGCTCACTATGCGGCGTGCGCGGGAAAAAGTTGTAGCCGCGGTGATGGACGATGCGGTAGTGCTGCTGGAGCAAGGCGACATCGCGAGCTTGGGTGACGGGGTTGCAGCTGAGATAGAGGATGCGCGGCGGTAGCTGTTGCAACAATGTCGCAATAACGTCAGGATGTAAGCCAGCGCGCGGCGGATCAACGATGACGATTTCCTTGCCTGTAATGTGGTCGAGGGCTTGTTCGCTGGGGGCGAGGACAGCGCGAGCGTCGGTGCGGTCAAGTTCGGTGATGTTGCGCTGCATTTCGCGGACAGCGTCGGTGTTGATTTCCACCAGCGTGACGTTGCCGCCGCCAATGGTCAGACCAATAGTGCCGACGCCAGCATAGAGGTCGAGGGCTGGCTCGCCCGTCTCGCAAACATCTTTTTCTTCAGGCCGGCGCGCCGCTAACTGATCTAGCTGGCGCTCTTGGCGCGCCTTTGCCGGAAAGGCAAAGCCTTCAGAAAAAGAGTTTGACGAGTCGTGCTGCTTGCTTTCTCTATGTTGCCCAGATTTTTTCTGAGATATTACTCGCTGTTGACTATCAATGTCGCCATGTGCCGCCAACTGAGCCCGGCGCTCTTGGCGCGCCTTATTGTACGGCATCCACTCCTTCATATCGCGCAGCGCCTGCTCGTAAACCGGGATGTTGACTTGGAAAAAGCCTTCGCAGGCGTAGCGGAATGGTATGCCAAGGATAGCGTCAGTCAAGGTGGTGTTACCGAAAAGCGCCAAGCGCTCGGTGATGCGGCTGGCTGGCGAGCGCGGGTCGGAATAGATAATTTCCCCGCCCTGAGCTGGTAGCTTGGCGGCTTCAGTAGCGGTAATTATTTCGGGCAAGCGATCTTTAACATACAACTGCCATACGCAACTTCCCGATTGATCGCAGCGGACGAGCAAGGTCTTGAGCTGGCGAGCCGCGACGCGTTTATGGCGCAGCAAATTGCGGATCGCCCGCGCCAGGTTATTGATTGCAGGGTGCGCCAAGCTCGTGCCATCGATGACAATCTTGCCTTTGCTGCCGCGGCGAAAAAATGCTAAATCAAGCGTATCGCCAGATGATTCTTCACGGTCGCTATCCGCGTCTATATCTTGGTTATTATCAGAAAATAATTCGGGACCCGAGACAAGCCCAGATTTTTTCTGAGATACCGCTCGGGATACCACCGATTCGCTGTACCAGCTAAATTCAACTTTGTTGCGATAACCATATGCGACATTGTCGCAATAAATGTCAATCGCCGCCGGTAATGTAACATTGTGCAGTGTAAAGGCGTCGTCGATCAGTTGCCTTTTGTATATCTGCTCTATCTCGAGCGGCATAATTTGCCAGGGGCTGGTCGACAGGTAACTATCTGGATCGCGCGGCTGGATGCGGTCGGGGCTTGGCAAAATTACCTCCTCGACAATCGCTTCGACGAAGTGCGATTTCTTTTTAGTAATGCGAACAGTGACCGTCTCGCTGGGCAGTCCGCCCCATACAAAACATTTGCGGCCGTCGGTCAGCGTCCCTAGTGCTTGCCCGCCGCCAACGACCTTCTCCAGTGTCAGCGTCTCAAAACTCTGTCGTTTCATCAAGAGTTATTATAACAGATTAGAAATTACACTCTGGCACGCCGCCAAACCAGCCGTTCTGCATATTGCGGCCAGTGCGGCAGGTGGTGCCATCTGAGAGCAGCACCTTTATGGCGTAGCGGGTCGGTACGACGCTGGAAGCGTGGGTCGTGTCAGTGGCTGCGAGATACCAATAATCGCGGCCTTCGTGGTCTTTCGGCAGCTGCTTGATGTAGCGTGGAATGAGAAGTGCGCCGAGCTCACCACCATTACAAATCTTCATATTAGCGGTGTTATAAATGGTGCAGGCGCTCGTCGGCCATGGATATTCGCCGTTGTCCGAACGATATTTCTCGATCGCCTCTTTGAGCATTGAAATATTTGACTTGGTTTCGTTGTCGCGAGCGGTGTTGTAGGCATTGCGCCAGACGAGGCCGCCCAAGGTAGCGAGGATCGCGATAACCACGATAATGATGATAACCTCAACGATAGTAAAGCCATACTGCTTATGCATATGACGATTGTAGCGCGTTTTGAGCCCGATCGCAAGGCTGGTAATTGCGTAATTGTTATGATACACTAATCCTTGGTATTGGGCCGTCGCCAAGTGGTAAGGCACCAGGTTTTGGTCCTGGCATTCGGGGGTTCGAATCCCTCCGGCCCAGCCAAGCAAAGACACGTAATTATTCTAAATCTCCTCCGGCTTCCGGTTCAATCGACGCCGTGCATTATTACGCCGGCTACCACGGGTCGTTCCTATATATAAAACTGATCTATATTGGCCGACAGTGTCGAGTCAAGCTCAACCTGCCCCAGCTCATCGGCCCCAATATACCGCAGCTCGCTGACATCTGTCGTGGTTGTGGGTGGTGACACGGGGCGAACTTGATAGGCGATGATAAGCACCGGGGTGTTGAACTTTTTGCTCCATGTCGGGATGATGATTGGCGCTGCGCTTGCAATTTCTATCTCAGCGCCCAGCTCTTCTCGGCACTCACGCCGCAAGGCCTCGGCTATGCCCTCGCCGTGTTCCAGCCCGCCGCCGGGTAAATCCCATGTATCGCTCCTCTCGCGGACGAATAGTAACTTTCCGTCCTCATAGATCAGTCCCTTGACTGACACGCGATAGGCGGCTCGGATATGTTTGAGCTCAGGCATGGTCATTCCTCCTGCTTCGCCATTTGTGTATCTCGCAGGTGGTGATCGGGATAATGAATGAGGCGAGGCCGATGAGTGCGCCGTGCCAGAAGTTGATCGGCGTGATGTGGAGGATTGTGCCAAGCGGGCCGAAGAAGACGAGTAGCTGTAACATGACCGACAGGCCGATGCCAGCGTAAAAACTGGCGTTCATAACCTTGAGGCGAGTGAAGATTGACTCACTGTCAGAGCGGGCGTTAAAGGCGTTGGCCCACTGGCTGACCACCAGCGAGATAAAGGCCAGTGTTTGCGCGTAGTCGTGGCCATAATGCTTCTCGAAAAAGATATAGACCGCCAGCGCCATGACTGACATGGTGGCGGCGACGATGACCATCCGCCAGATCATTTGACGGCTGAGAATCGGTGCGTCGGGGCGTTCCGGCGGACGGTTCATGGCCTGCTTTTCGCCTGGCTCCAGGCCAAGCGGAATGACCATCGAGGTATCGGTCACCAGATTGACCCAGAGGATTTGCACTGGCTCCAGCGGCGTCTTGATGCCGATGAGCAGCGCGCCGAGCATGGTGATCAGCTCGCCGGTGTTAGTCGACAGTAGATAAAACAGCATGCGGCGAATGTTGGCGATGATGGTGCGGCCCTCGCGCATGGCGTCGATGATGGTCTTGAAATTATCGTTGAGCAGGATAATATCGCCAGCGTCTTTGGCGATGTGCGAGCCCGACCCCATGGCCACGCCGACATGGGCGTTGGTCAGTGCCGGTACGTCGTTGACGCCGTCGCCGGTCATGGCGGTGATGTGGTGCTTTTTGAGAATGGTCAGTAGGCGGTATTTTTGCTCGGGGATGACGCGAGAGAAGACCTTGGTTTTGGTGACGATGGCGTCCAGCTGATCATCGGACAGCTTGGTCATATCACGGCAGTCAAACACCTCATCGCGGCTCTCGACCATGCCAAGCTCTCGGCCAATCTGATAGGCCGTCTCGAAGTGATCGCCAGTGATCATCCGTACCGACACGCCCGCTTTCAGAGCAGCGCGGATGGCCCGCGGCGCCTCTGGTCGCAGCACGTCAGCCACGGCCACGAAGCCAGCAAGTGTCAGGCGCTGCTTGCCCAGTTGATCAAAGCTATCAATTGCCTCGTCCAGTTCGCCCGTCGCCAGCCCAATTACTCGGTAGCCGCGGGCGGTCATCTCATCAAGCATTTGCTGGGCGCGCTTTTTGGTGCGGGCCGACACGCGACAGGCCGCCAGGATGGCTTCGGGCGCACCCTTGACGTACAAGCGGAACTGCCGGCCGTGATGCCAGATGGCGGCGGACATGGCGTGGGCTTGACTGAATGGCAGGTCGCGAACTGGTGCGTGGCGCGGGCTGGCGCTCTGCTTGCGGGCGTATTCATTGAGGGCGATATCCAGCGGATCGTGGCTCTTGGCGTGAGCGCGGTTGACCACCAGCCCGATGATGCGGTCGATGTTCTCTGTCGCCTCGTCCGGCGTCCAAGTTTGCTGAACGGTCAGCTTGTTCTTGGTCAGCGTGCCCGTCTTGTCGGTGGCGATGGTGGTGATGACGCCGATGGTCTCGATGGCGCGCATCTGATGTACTAGCGCCTTTTTAGCGGCCATCCGCCGCATTCCTAAGACTAACACCACGGAAATCGCAATCGGCAAGCTCTCCGGCACGGCACTTACCGCTAGGGCCATGACGAAGCGCAGGCTCTCCAGCACATCAATGCCGCGCAGCAAACTCAGCCCAAAGGCAACGAGGGCGATGGCCGAGACGGCGGCGATGACTTTGGTGATGAGGGTGTCGATTTTTCGCTGGACTGGGCTTTGGGTTGATTCACGCTTGGAGAGCATGGCGAGATTGCCGAACTCGGTCTGATTGCCTGTGGCGACGACCACGCCGGTGCCGGTGCCGCTGACGACGAATGAGCCTTGAAACAGCATGTTGGTTTGCTCGTACATTTCTTTGGTGCCGGTGAGGGCGTCGGTTTGTTTGGAGATTGGCAGTGATTCGCCGGTCAGTTGCGCCTCGTCCACCCGCAAGTTGGCGCTACGAATGAGGCGGATGTCGGCGGGAACTTTCTCGCCCTCAGCCAGCGAGACGACGTCGCCCGGAACTAGCTGGCTGGCGTCGATGCGCGTGGTACGATTGACTCGGTGGACGTCGACTTTTTGGGCGTCGTGACGGGACAGGCTGCGTAGCACACGGTCAGTTGAGAAGCGCTGAATGTAGAAAATAACGGCCGAGATGGCGGCGATGACAAAGATGATGATGGCGTCAATGGCCTCGCCGTGCCAGAGGCTGATGATGGCGGCGATGAGCAGGACGAGCATAAAAATGTCGAGGAATGGCTCGAGAATGATGCGCCAGAGCGGTTCGGATTGGATTTTGATGATGTTGAGGCCATAGCGTTTTTGGCGGCGCTGGACTTCGGCCGCGCTCAGGCCGCCATCCGAGGAACTAAGTCGCCGCAGCGCCTCGTCGCTTGATGATTGATAAAAATGCATAAGGTTATTATAGCGTGAAGTGCTGTTTGGGGGAAATGGTAGCAAGCGGCTTGGGGTATAGCTTGAAATGGTGGGTAATCATCGTACCTAGTTATAGCTGAGGTCGCTATTCTGCAACAGTTAACTACAGGCAAAAAGGTGCGCCTCCGGCTTCTGCCTCGCGCACCTCTTGCTTGAGATGGGGGTTTTATGATTCTATCATCGTCGGTCGACCCGGTCGCTCCACGTACCGTAAGTGACGTGGGCTGCACCAGGCCTGACGCTATGCCCGTAGCTTCTTATCCTTCAGCTTCAACACCACATCGGCCTGCTTAGCCAGCTGTTTGCTGTGGGTGACGACTCTATTACTTATAATTATCAATGCGTTGAATCTCCATCTTTATCTGCGATTAAATCTATGATTTTACGAATCTCCCTTGCTCTGTCGTCATCGCTGTTTAGAAAATGATCCATCTCATTTTCACAAAAATCAATTACATGATCAATTCTTTTTTCCTTTCCAGTATACTGTTCGATGGCTCCTTTCTTTAGATAAAACTCATAAGATGGATATTTCGATTCTATTTTCTCATCTAGGTCAGGGTGCTCGTTTCTATATGCAATTATCTGCTCGTCTGTTTTTACTGGCGGTAGGCTCTTCTTTTGACTTCTGTAAAAGCCTCTATAGAAATCCGTTTTTGTAGTATCTAAATCCTTAATAAAATAGACTTTTAGTCCAAAAGATTCAAAAAATGATTTAAATGAGAACATGCTCCTCTCGCCATTCACACCGTATACAGTAATACATTGACTGGCTTCTTGATGCAGTATCTTTATAGCAGCCCTAAAGAAATACTCATCATCTTGACCTTCAACCAGCAATACTCTATCTAGAAATAGCACTCGAGCTGCCCAAGTATTGTTTAGGATTTCTATCAACTTTTTTTGATCTTCCCTAATATCGGGAGTACGCACCACGGAATTACGCTCTTCATTTAGCGAGAATCGTTTTATGTATCTTATCGTGTTATCGTTTATGAAACCTTCGGAATGCGTTACAAGAATGCACTGAATTTCTTGTTCTTTTGCTAAATCTTCAAGAATTTTTAGATATTTAGATTGGAACTGATAGTGTAAATGAATCTCTGGCTCGTCAATAATAATAAGACCACCTTTTACGTCATCTCGACCATACGCTTCAAAGATTAAGTGTATAATCGATTTTTGTCCAGCGCTAAGACTGTTTATGTCACCCAGCTCTCGGTCATTTTTTATATCACGGAATTTAAACTCGTACGACCATCTTCGTATACTTACTGGTTTTACAGATAGCTGTAAATTTAATATTCTAAGCTTTTCGTTTATCTTTTTGATTATTGGAGAATTATTGATTGTAGCTGTGGCATCATTAATATTTTTACCCTCTTTTACTCGCTTAAAGTGATCTTCACCGAGCTTTAATTTTATGAAATCAAAGATAGCAGGCATGCCTGAGGAGTGCTCGTTAATACTATGGGGGATTAGCCTATTTTTTACATTCTGAAATACATCACCCGAAGGACCATCGCCATTATATAAGTGTATCTGAGAGTTATCATTGCCGTAGTCACGGAAAGCTGATAGCATAGAAAAAGTATTTTCAAGAGGTGCTATGTGGTCGGTGTTATCTTCATTGTATACTGTTATAGCCTCATTAATTGCGTGGTAATATTCTAAATAGAATTTTATATAATCCGGCACTGGATCACGATAGTGGCTCTTATACGTATTATCTTCGTCGTATTTGGCTTGTTTAAATGTAATATCTATTTCTATATCCATATCACTATCTAGCGCACAAAACTCAGGCATTGGTATAATTGAGTAATTTTCAAGAGTCTTTTTTATGTGGCTATAGTTATCTACAATATGATCTATATTAGCCCTATCAATATTATCAAGCTTAATTGATACTCTTACTCTCTGCTGTGCTTCTTCTGAACTCCAATTAGGTTGGAGCCTAAGACCTAATGTTCTATTGGAGTAATTATCATCAATTTGAAGCATGTTCTTTCTATCTGTATAATATGAGCGATGACTGCTGTAGCTATTTGTTATGCGCTTAAATAAAGCTCTCGTAAAGACAAGATTCATAGCCTCTAAAACCGTTGACTTGCCAGATCCGTTTTCTCCAATAATGATATTAAGATCTGGGTCAAATTCAATCTTAAAGGCGTTGTTTATGTCCTCCTCATATTTAAAGCTAAGGATATTTGATAATTGCAAATAATTAACTCTCATGATGCTAATTATTATACACTTATCAGCTTTATTTATGGGTTTGGAACTATAAAAATATAGCTCTTTCGAGCTATATTTAAAACGTGTATTTTTTGGAGACTATTTTTACGCTTTCAGTTTTTTATCCTTCAGCTTCAACACCACATCCGCCTGCTTAGCCAGCTGCTTGCTGTGAGTGACGACGATGACGCATTTGTCATTTTCATGGGCGGCCTGGCGCAGGATATCGATGATGTCAGCAGCGGTAGTTTCGTCCAGGTTGCCAGTCGGCTCGTCTGCCAAGACGATCGGCGCGGAGGACACCAGCGCTCGCCCGATCGCCACACGCTGTTGCTGACCGCCAGACAGTTTCATAACATTGCGGTGAATGTGATCGTCGTCCAGACCCATGGTGTGCAATGTTTCGTTGGTGGCTTTAGGATTAACTAATTTCAAGTTTTCTAGCGGCGTCAAGTAGTCAATCAGGTTATAATTCTGAAACACCAGCGAGATATTGTGTTTACGATGGTGCGAATAACCCTGCTCGGCGATATCCTCGTCGTTGAACAAAATCTGCCCGCCAGTTGGCGTGTCCAATCCCGCTAGTAGCCCGAGCAGTGTCGACTTGCCGGCGCCAGAACTACCAACGATGGCGTAGAACTTGCCCTTTTCAAATTGATAATTGATGCCGTTGAGCACATTGCTGGTGCCATCAGCGTATGAGTAAATGATATCGCGTAACGTAAGTATTGACATAATAACTCCTAACTTAATTTTGCTAAAATTTGCTTTGGTGATTGGCGCATAATCGGCGCGGTGGCAGCGATGGCTGACAGCAGAACGACCATGTAGCCGAAGGTGAAAGCCTGTAGATAAGTTGCTATTGGCGCGGCTTGCACCACAATCTTTTCTACGCGCTGGCTTTGGTCGGTTTGCGCCGTCAGGGCAGTAGAAATCTGCGACGAGGCGACCGAACCGATAGCGAGCGCGAACACCGAGCTAACTAGAGCGGTGATCGCCAACTCTGCCAAGAACTGCCCGATAATCTGCCGCTTCGACGTGCCGATAGACAGCAAGATGCCAATTTCATGCAAGCGGCCGCGCACCCAGAACACCAGCACCAGTGACAAAACCGCCAGCCCTGCGGCGGCTGCACCGATGGTGGCAATCGTCAAGATATTTTGAATGCCAGCGATATTTTGGAGAACTCCAGCGAACACGGCCCCGTTGTCAGTCAGGCTGAATTTCTGCCAATCAATGTTTGGCAAGTTTTTGACGCGGTCTGTCAGCGACTTCAGCTGGTGCGGATTTTCGGCGAAATACGTCGCTCGCGTCAACTGCTGGCTGCCCGCTAGCTGCTGCGCCACGGCTAGATTGGTGATGAGATGATTCTCCGCCATGTCGGACTGCAAGACCGCTGGCTTTTCGCCTTTGCCGCTGAAGATACCAGCGACAGTCACCGTCACCCGCCGGCCGTCTTTGGTGATGTCCAGCTTGTCGCCTGTCTTGATACCGTTTTTCTCGGCAAACGCTTTGTGGATCAGCGCCGCGTTTTGATCGCGCTTGGTCAAGTGCTTGCCCTGCTCTAGTTGGTAAAATTTACCAGTGAACTCGCCGAGCAGATCGCTCTGTGTCGCGCCCGTCACCTTCGCCTCGCCAGCCACGTTAGAGTCCAGCTGCACGCCGCTGCCTGCCACGTCAATCAATTGCTTGCTTGGCAGTCCCGCAGTAGTTTCTGCCTGGAAATTGTGCGCTTTGACTTTGTCCAGGCGCTGCACCCGCTGCGCGATATCCATCGGCACCTCGCCCGACGGTTGCTTGTTAGCGATGCTAAAGCCAGCACGGATATTCCGCTCGACCGATTGCTTCAGCTGCGCCATCGTCTGCTGCACCGTCAGCGTGCCGATCAGCAGCGTGAAAATCAGCGTCATGATCAGGGCGATGGTCAGGCTGCGACGCCGCCGCCGCGCCACAGCCGTCCAGGCTCGTTTGATAATCGTCATCATTTGCCCCTAGTCCACTTCAGTTAGTAATTCTTTTGGCGTCGACTGGGTGATAGGCCGCGAAGCCAGCAGCACCGCAATGATAATCACCGCTAGCCCAGCGCCCCACACCGCCAGTAGATCCGTCGGCTGCACACCGACCGTCACCTTGTCCAGCGTACGCGATGACGTCACCGAATCAGCGTCAGCACCAAGCGACGCACCGTTGAGGGAACTGCCAGCTTGACGTGTGGCATTCTGCACCGCCTGCGACACCACGTGATCGCCCATTTGTTGCGCAATCAGGCCTGCGGTAAAGTACGACGCACCGAAGCTCAGCACTGCGATCATCACCAGCTCGGCGATGTATTGCAGCACAATCTTTGATTGCGGCACGCCCGTCGCCAAGAGTACGCCCGCTTCGCGCTTGCGCTCGTTCATCCACAAGTACAGCACCATGCCGATTACCACAACACTGACCAGCGCCGTCGCCCACAACATACCGTCGATCAAGCCGTACACGCCATTGACTGCACCAGTCACGCCAGCCAGTTCCTGACTATTCTTATTCAATTGATACTTTTGCCAATTGACCGGCAATTTATTCGCCCGCGCCATTACCTCATCCAACTGTTTGGTGCCCTTGGTAAAGAACGTAGCGTCCTGGTAAATCTCATTTTGCGCCGTATAGGCATTCAGCTGGCGGGTTGTCGTGAGGTCAGTCAAGAACAAATTCTCGAACAGCTCCACCTGATACGTCGCCTGCTTTGGGTTTTTGCCGTTAAATATACCGACGATTTCCACTTCCACCTCGTCCTTGGATGGATGCTCGTTGTCGGTGTCGTATTGATTGGCCTTTAACTTAATTTTACCGCCCAGCTTTAGGTTATTTGCCTTGGCGAAATCTTCGTGCACCAAAATCTTGTGCGAATCGTTCTCGGTGATGTGCCGGCCAGCGATGAGCTTGAGCGACTCAGCTCGAAACTTTTTCTCGGACTCAGATTTATTAACGCCGATGATAGTGGCGGCGTTGCCAAATTGCTTGTCTTTCTCGGCATCATAACCGCTGCCGCCACTCGGTAGTGGCACTAGCTTGGTATTGATAAAATCGACCGTGGCGTTCTGGCGCTTGACATAGTCCGTCACACC
This genomic interval carries:
- a CDS encoding ATP-binding cassette domain-containing protein; protein product: MSILTLRDIIYSYADGTSNVLNGINYQFEKGKFYAIVGSSGAGKSTLLGLLAGLDTPTGGQILFNDEDIAEQGYSHHRKHNISLVFQNYNLIDYLTPLENLKLVNPKATNETLHTMGLDDDHIHRNVMKLSGGQQQRVAIGRALVSSAPIVLADEPTGNLDETTAADIIDILRQAAHENDKCVIVVTHSKQLAKQADVVLKLKDKKLKA
- a CDS encoding FtsX-like permease family protein, which encodes MTIIKRAWTAVARRRRRSLTIALIMTLIFTLLIGTLTVQQTMAQLKQSVERNIRAGFSIANKQPSGEVPMDIAQRVQRLDKVKAHNFQAETTAGLPSKQLIDVAGSGVQLDSNVAGEAKVTGATQSDLLGEFTGKFYQLEQGKHLTKRDQNAALIHKAFAEKNGIKTGDKLDITKDGRRVTVTVAGIFSGKGEKPAVLQSDMAENHLITNLAVAQQLAGSQQLTRATYFAENPHQLKSLTDRVKNLPNIDWQKFSLTDNGAVFAGVLQNIAGIQNILTIATIGAAAAGLAVLSLVLVFWVRGRLHEIGILLSIGTSKRQIIGQFLAELAITALVSSVFALAIGSVASSQISTALTAQTDQSQRVEKIVVQAAPIATYLQAFTFGYMVVLLSAIAATAPIMRQSPKQILAKLS
- a CDS encoding FtsX-like permease family protein — protein: MSFVQRAWLYITRKKLKTLILLAILLCMSTIMLSGFAIKHSTDAAAQSLDKTLKAGFTLGNNPRTNPGTARGSGTVSNKDIDAVKNLEGVTDYVKRQNATVDFINTKLVPLPSGGSGYDAEKDKQFGNAATIIGVNKSESEKKFRAESLKLIAGRHITENDSHKILVHEDFAKANNLKLGGKIKLKANQYDTDNEHPSKDEVEVEIVGIFNGKNPKQATYQVELFENLFLTDLTTTRQLNAYTAQNEIYQDATFFTKGTKQLDEVMARANKLPVNWQKYQLNKNSQELAGVTGAVNGVYGLIDGMLWATALVSVVVIGMVLYLWMNERKREAGVLLATGVPQSKIVLQYIAELVMIAVLSFGASYFTAGLIAQQMGDHVVSQAVQNATRQAGSSLNGASLGADADSVTSSRTLDKVTVGVQPTDLLAVWGAGLAVIIIAVLLASRPITQSTPKELLTEVD
- a CDS encoding AAA family ATPase, translating into MRVNYLQLSNILSFKYEEDINNAFKIEFDPDLNIIIGENGSGKSTVLEAMNLVFTRALFKRITNSYSSHRSYYTDRKNMLQIDDNYSNRTLGLRLQPNWSSEEAQQRVRVSIKLDNIDRANIDHIVDNYSHIKKTLENYSIIPMPEFCALDSDMDIEIDITFKQAKYDEDNTYKSHYRDPVPDYIKFYLEYYHAINEAITVYNEDNTDHIAPLENTFSMLSAFRDYGNDNSQIHLYNGDGPSGDVFQNVKNRLIPHSINEHSSGMPAIFDFIKLKLGEDHFKRVKEGKNINDATATINNSPIIKKINEKLRILNLQLSVKPVSIRRWSYEFKFRDIKNDRELGDINSLSAGQKSIIHLIFEAYGRDDVKGGLIIIDEPEIHLHYQFQSKYLKILEDLAKEQEIQCILVTHSEGFINDNTIRYIKRFSLNEERNSVVRTPDIREDQKKLIEILNNTWAARVLFLDRVLLVEGQDDEYFFRAAIKILHQEASQCITVYGVNGERSMFSFKSFFESFGLKVYFIKDLDTTKTDFYRGFYRSQKKSLPPVKTDEQIIAYRNEHPDLDEKIESKYPSYEFYLKKGAIEQYTGKEKRIDHVIDFCENEMDHFLNSDDDRAREIRKIIDLIADKDGDSTH
- a CDS encoding HAD-IC family P-type ATPase; its protein translation is MHFYQSSSDEALRRLSSSDGGLSAAEVQRRQKRYGLNIIKIQSEPLWRIILEPFLDIFMLVLLIAAIISLWHGEAIDAIIIFVIAAISAVIFYIQRFSTDRVLRSLSRHDAQKVDVHRVNRTTRIDASQLVPGDVVSLAEGEKVPADIRLIRSANLRVDEAQLTGESLPISKQTDALTGTKEMYEQTNMLFQGSFVVSGTGTGVVVATGNQTEFGNLAMLSKRESTQSPVQRKIDTLITKVIAAVSAIALVAFGLSLLRGIDVLESLRFVMALAVSAVPESLPIAISVVLVLGMRRMAAKKALVHQMRAIETIGVITTIATDKTGTLTKNKLTVQQTWTPDEATENIDRIIGLVVNRAHAKSHDPLDIALNEYARKQSASPRHAPVRDLPFSQAHAMSAAIWHHGRQFRLYVKGAPEAILAACRVSARTKKRAQQMLDEMTARGYRVIGLATGELDEAIDSFDQLGKQRLTLAGFVAVADVLRPEAPRAIRAALKAGVSVRMITGDHFETAYQIGRELGMVESRDEVFDCRDMTKLSDDQLDAIVTKTKVFSRVIPEQKYRLLTILKKHHITAMTGDGVNDVPALTNAHVGVAMGSGSHIAKDAGDIILLNDNFKTIIDAMREGRTIIANIRRMLFYLLSTNTGELITMLGALLIGIKTPLEPVQILWVNLVTDTSMVIPLGLEPGEKQAMNRPPERPDAPILSRQMIWRMVIVAATMSVMALAVYIFFEKHYGHDYAQTLAFISLVVSQWANAFNARSDSESIFTRLKVMNASFYAGIGLSVMLQLLVFFGPLGTILHITPINFWHGALIGLASFIIPITTCEIHKWRSRRNDHA
- a CDS encoding NUDIX domain-containing protein, which encodes MPELKHIRAAYRVSVKGLIYEDGKLLFVRERSDTWDLPGGGLEHGEGIAEALRRECREELGAEIEIASAAPIIIPTWSKKFNTPVLIIAYQVRPVSPPTTTTDVSELRYIGADELGQVELDSTLSANIDQFYI